Sequence from the Castanea sativa cultivar Marrone di Chiusa Pesio chromosome 12, ASM4071231v1 genome:
ataattttaaataaaaataaaaataaatcaaacttaaacttttaataaatGGGATAGTCATAGATTTctaataattttgtaaatttgaacCAAGGATATATGGAGTAACGGAGAAAATGTGATCCAGcataaattatatttacaattattatttCCACGAAAATTTCctattaattttgttgttttggtgaAATTGAGCATGCCAAAAAGTATATTCCTCCTTTTCTTGTATTTAAGCACAAATACACTCTCAAAATGTGTAATGTTTCACTTCAATTATCTTTGTAATCACATGCATATACATcgatacaattaaaaataaacaaaatcaaatgtaTATTAAAATTCCTACATAAGTTAAATTCCTGAAGTATATTATATTTAGGTTCTGATAAAAGTCTATGAAAAATTCTtctatttggtttttaattattgtgattGCTTTAATTTATTAGTCCCAAATTGTCtgttagtctgatgataaagacaATCATTATAAAACggatgtcataagttgaaattttatcatatctataaaaaaaattaataaaattttaatgttttatttttgagttattaTTTCTCATTGttattttctcatatgcacTATGCCTTGTAGCATTAGAGCACTAGTTTTCAGTTTTACGTCATTTGTTCTTTCTCTACCATCGCTTGAGTATCCATTAGTAACCATTTTGCTCAATCACATAGTTTATATTCTCTGGCTTGGTATCAAGTTAACATattcacataatttttatttcttgtaaattatatatttatgttaaaATTAAAGTTCCTTGACCCAAACCAAGtacaaaaatttttataaactacTGATGTGATGAATGATTATTAGTAAGTGAAAAATGTTATTAGTAGGTGAAAAGTGTTATTAGTAGTAGACtcagatgaaaaccaataaaaatttgctacaataataatttataaagaggttgtaaaatatattgtaaCAGGGAGTATGTGAAGTAACTTCTAGATTCCTTATTTGACATGTCTCTTacatccaaaagaaaataagaaagagtGGAAGGATCTTAAATAATAGAGAAACCCCAAAAATAATGCCATACAAAAGTGCAATCACACCTCCACTTCTATCAAATAGTCAAATTGATTCTTGCTtatcaaaagagagagagagagagagagagagagagagagagagagagagagagagagatatatatatatatatatatatatatatatatatatatatatatatcaataactCTAATGTGGGTGAAAGAGGAAGGAACAAAATATTGGGAAATTTCATAGGCACAACGCAGAAAAAGAAATGGATTAATGAGAGCTATGCTCAACCAAATGATAACAACCATTTAAAAATCAACACAAAAGACTTGATTACGACCCCTACATTTCCACcattaatacatatataacaaGCCTTAACGTACAACCTCTCCCATAATTACTACATTTCCAATAGTCAAGACTCAAAACACAACTCACAAAACAAACGCAAATTACTACACTTCCAAACAACTTAAAAACTTCCAACTTTATGAGATGAATACTTACTTCGAAATTACATAGATCATTATAGTACCATATCAAATGCAATTATTAATTGATAACAATATATTACCGAGGACTAAGTAATTATCTCCCATCTTTCACAGATTTCAATACTTGGTCTCCGATGCTATCATACTCAACAGTTGTACTAGTAGAACAACCAATGTCAACATCAACGTTGAAAGAGTGACTAGTTGCACTAAGCAAGTGCTCAGTCTTTTTTGCATAGACATCAATGTTTCCCAATGAATGTTTTTCCATATTTCTCAATCTCTCTAGCTCCACTGCCACCTCTTTCATAGAAGGCCTATCCTCCCCTCTCAAACTTAGGCACCTTTTTGCAAGATTAGCAACTTCCTTCAGTTGCTCAATGTTAACCTCATTGACAATGTGATCTTCAAGAATTTGAAGTAGACGATCCTCTTTTATGGCAGAAACAAAGGATATTGCTAGATTTCTCTCAATTTCTGGCCTATCAAAAGAAAGTGCCTTTTTACCTGTTAACAACTCTGCCATAACAACACCAAAGCTATATACATCACTTTTTTCTGTTAATTGGCTAGTTTGCATGTATTCTGGATCTAAGTACCCCAAAGTTCCTTGCACCAAAGTGTTCAGTTGCGTTTGATCAAGAGGAACTAGCCTTGAAGGTCCGAAATCGGCCACTTTTGCTGTGTAGTTATCATCCAATAGAATATTCGTAGTTTTCACATCTCTATGTATAATTGGCATGGAAGCTGATGAATGCAAGTATGCAAGTGCTCCTGTAGTTTCTGTTGCAATTTTCCAACGTTTTTCCCATGAAAGTAAGGATGATAGACTTTTATCATGAATGTGGTTAGAAAGAGTACCACTTGTGATGAATTCATAAACTAGTAAGGGAAATTCTGTTTCCAAACAACAACCAAATAGCTTAACCACGTTCCTATGATTAATTTGGGTAAGCAcaattatttcatttatgaaTTGCTCAATTTGGCTTGGATCACCAATTTTGGACTTCTTAATGGCAACTATTGTGTTATCTGATAATACTCCTTTATACACAGTTCCATAGCCTCCTTGACCAAGGACTCTACTTTCATCGTAGTTGTTGGTGCCCTTTTTGAGCTCTTCTATGGTAAAGATTTTGGTTGTCTCGACAGACATTTGGTGATTAGAGAGTTGTTGTTTTAATAGTAAGCCACCATTTtgttggaagaatttttccttGAGTTTGATGagctttcttcttttcaatCCCCAATATATCCAAGAATATCCCATAAGCAGTAGTAAGAGGCTAAAAAGGCCTGCACACATTCAAACATGCATTTTCACCAAGTACAAcgttttaaatttattcttttgttaatactattgccttttttttatgGCAAACATAGTAAAAGTCTAAATATTTACCGTACATATCATATGAAGATGATTCGACCAAGTTCATTTATAGCGTAGGTGGTGGCTGCCACATAAATATAAATCTCCTACGAATGTCTCTAAAATCCAGCTCATGTCAAATtatatcaaaactaaaaatatggACAATTAAAAGAGACTAGTGAGCCAAGTTTTGAATTGACATCCTTTTTTAAAACCACAATGttcctttttaagttttttgagGGAAATCGAACCTAGTTGAGGATAGTAAGAAGTAGACTCCTGAGTTTTAGGTGTAGATGCTTTAGGTTTGGATCTTCTGCGATAAAAGTCCTAACCAAAAAGAgttttagggtctgtttggttgggagaatagaaaaaattttattttcttttattagtaTTCGGTCaggagggtggaaaagtggagagattgaaaactttttttatttggttgagaagaaatgtgagaggatagaaaacgtaatttatataaattgactcatatgcccttattaaaaaaaattatctagttaaaaaaacaaccaatataaaaaacaatcacaccaagtttattaaaacaaagatcatgccaaaaaaaaaaaaaaactcaaccaaaaaaaccaatcatgcccaatcaaaaaacaaaaaagaaaaacaaccacaccaaaaaaaaaaaaaaaaacacgaattggagattaaaaaaaaaaaaacaaaaaaaaaaaagaaaaaagaaagcaagaTTGCAGTTAGAAACTAAGGCCACGCCCACATCcagttaaaaacaaaatttttagaagaaataagAAACAAAGGCAGGTACGTACACACACAGTAGGCTTGAATGGGTATTTTTGTCCAAAAAGTTTTGCATAATTTTCTCTCCCATTTTCTCCAATTTGGGAAGATTGTCTTTTGGTGGGCCAAGAGAGAAAACTCCTGAGCCACACCAAAATTCCCTCCCCCTCCCTCTTCCAATTTAATACCactttcaacaattttttctccttttttttctcatcctCTTATTTCACCTCCAACCAAATACACCCTTAACGTTTAAAATGATtgacaaaattacaatgttaatgCGCTTTGAAGCTCATATTCTGTTCAATAATAAATTGACAACTTGAGAAAGTGTTTTTTTATATGGACTATGATAAAAGAGGTTATAATAAAAGTGTTTTGTAAAGAggttataataaaattaaagtgTTTTGTATTTTCATACTCAAATAGTTAAACcttaaccaaaagaaaaagaaaaaaaaacctaattcgTGCAATTAATGGCTAACATTCTCTGTTCTGCTCGTCTCCGTAACATCAGTATTCGGCTCACCCCTCTTATCGTTCATGTTAATCCTTGTGATAGCAGTGCCTTCATCTCGAGTGCAATGGCTTGAGAGTGGAGATAAGAACA
This genomic interval carries:
- the LOC142618270 gene encoding wall-associated receptor kinase 1-like, translated to MSSIYEVLHTLNTLLRNSRAMGFHWIIVQLTWVGVISSVTAATDTQFPSALPNCPDRCGDLKIPYPFGLTEGCYLKGTNGTTEFLIACGDKLGKPEPKTGDFLVTSISVQEGQIEIMMDNDIDCYYKNGRPKSNFMRKRSLTNPIFIISHTKNKFVSVGCDTFAYLKGFMNDKPFYSVCLSICDSKRDVVNGSCSGIGCCQTDIPEGFKNITVVTGSLNNHIDVWDFNPCGYAFVIREDKFNFSSAYLTALQDYKTFPVVLDWTIGSEKCDLARNKSNYMCGENSICFDPIYGSGYRCECKNGYRGNPYLDHGCQDINECSVKDNNNCTSKEKCVNKPGGYDCPCIEGYHLDEPEGVCVPDRSAGQSSVAIYLGVGLFSLLLLLMGYSWIYWGLKRRKLIKLKEKFFQQNGGLLLKQQLSNHQMSVETTKIFTIEELKKGTNNYDESRVLGQGGYGTVYKGVLSDNTIVAIKKSKIGDPSQIEQFINEIIVLTQINHRNVVKLFGCCLETEFPLLVYEFITSGTLSNHIHDKSLSSLLSWEKRWKIATETTGALAYLHSSASMPIIHRDVKTTNILLDDNYTAKVADFGPSRLVPLDQTQLNTLVQGTLGYLDPEYMQTSQLTEKSDVYSFGVVMAELLTGKKALSFDRPEIERNLAISFVSAIKEDRLLQILEDHIVNEVNIEQLKEVANLAKRCLSLRGEDRPSMKEVAVELERLRNMEKHSLGNIDVYAKKTEHLLSATSHSFNVDVDIGCSTSTTVEYDSIGDQVLKSVKDGR